GCCATCGGGTAAGCGCCGCTTCCGTCACGCGCGCGGCATTGACCTGACCGATGCCGCAGCGCACCGCAACAACGCTCGGAGACTCACTCTCCAGCGCCTGGCGCCACCTCGACCTACGCCGAACCGATCCGGGAAGCTGACGCATTTCGGCGCGAAGCGCCATCACCACCAAGACCGGACCCGCCGTGGTCACGCGCGCATCGCTTGCACGGGGCCTAACGTGGAGTCGATGATGCGATCCATCCCAACCCCTGTGAAAGACCGGCAGCCATGGCCTCCGCCCACGCCCTTCGCTGGTTCAACGACGCTCGCTTCGGCATGTTCATTCACTGGGGCCTCTACTCCGTGCTTGCCCGCCACGAGTGGACGATGTATCAGGAGGAAATCCCCAACGACGAGTACGCCCGGCTGGCCGATCGGTTCACCGCCGCCCGCTACTCGCCGGACGATTGGGTCGCGCTCGCCCAGGATACGGGCATGCGCTACATGATCCTGACCTCACGGCATCACGAAGGCTTCGCGCTCTGGGATTCGAAGGTCTCGGACTTCACCGCGCCCAACTCCGCCGCCGGACGGGACGTATTGGCCGAGTTCGTGGCCGCTTGCCAGAAGCGGCGCATGCCCTATGGCTTCTACTACTCCCTGCTTGACTGGCGCTGGCCGGAGTATTTCCGCGGCCCGCAGGCCGATTCCGAGGGATGGGCACGGTTTCGGGAATACGTGCACGCGCAAGTCGAAGAGCTCTGCACCGACTATGGCGAGCTTGCCGTGCTCTGGTACGACGGCGGCTGGCCGTACACGCCGGAGGACTGGGATTCCGCGGCGCTCAACGCCCGCGTGCGCGAGCTGCAGCCGAACATCTTGATCAACGACCGATCGCTG
The sequence above is drawn from the Chloroflexota bacterium genome and encodes:
- a CDS encoding alpha-L-fucosidase translates to MASAHALRWFNDARFGMFIHWGLYSVLARHEWTMYQEEIPNDEYARLADRFTAARYSPDDWVALAQDTGMRYMILTSRHHEGFALWDSKVSDFTAPNSAAGRDVLAEFVAACQKRRMPYGFYYSLLDWRWPEYFRGPQADSEGWARFREYVHAQVEELCTDYGELAVLWYDGGWPYTPEDWDSAALNARVRELQPNILINDRSLLPEDFDTPEQHVTASPPGRPWESCMTMNTTWGYSTIDHEWRTPRQLIHFLVTAAAGGGNYLLNVGPEPDGHIPFESVERLRAMGAWMRVNSESIYGSERMPDRLMRVGSVGRHHTIKGNTLYLHCWRWPGREMVLGNLDGTLLSARFLYDGTPIDFDQRQHRIWLRHLPAFAPDPIDTVIALDFDRRPGLRDRFG